From one Streptococcus oralis genomic stretch:
- a CDS encoding ATP-binding cassette domain-containing protein has product MHYRHSRKGNNMIKINHLTITQNKDLRDLVSDLTTTIQDGEKVAIIGEEGNGKSTLLRALMREALPDFTIKGDIQSDLQSLAYIPQKLPEFLKNRTLHDYFFLDSADLDYSILYRLAEELHFDSDRFASDQEIGSLSGGEALKIQLIHELAKPFEVLFLDEPSNDLDLETVDWLKRQIQKIRQTVIFISHDEDFLSQTADTIVHLRLVKHRKEAETLVEHLDYDRYSEQRKANFARQSQQAANDQRAYDKTMEKHRRVKQNVETALRATKDSTAGRLLAKKMKTVLSQEKRFEKEAQSMTQKPLEEEQIQLFFSDIQPLASSKVLVQLEKENLSIGERILAQELQLTVRGQDKIGIIGPNGVGKSTLLAKLRQLLSAKREISLGFMPQDYHKKLQLDLSPVAYLSQTGQKEELQKIQSHLASLNFNYPEMHHQIRSLSGGQQGKLLLVDLVLRKPNFLILDEPTRNFSPTSQPEIRKLFASYPGGLITVSHDRRFLKEVCTSIYRLTENGLEVVALQDL; this is encoded by the coding sequence ATGCACTATCGACATTCTAGAAAGGGCAACAATATGATAAAAATCAATCATCTAACTATCACGCAAAACAAAGATCTACGAGATCTTGTATCTGACCTAACCACGACTATCCAAGACGGAGAAAAGGTTGCTATTATTGGTGAAGAAGGAAATGGTAAATCGACTTTACTACGAGCTTTAATGAGAGAAGCATTACCTGATTTTACCATCAAGGGCGACATCCAGTCTGACCTTCAATCACTGGCCTACATTCCTCAAAAACTCCCCGAGTTCCTGAAAAATAGGACTCTACATGACTACTTCTTTTTGGATTCTGCTGATTTAGACTACAGCATTCTTTATCGTTTGGCGGAGGAATTGCACTTTGATAGCGACCGTTTTGCTAGCGACCAAGAGATTGGCAGTCTATCAGGGGGCGAAGCATTGAAAATTCAGCTCATCCACGAGTTAGCCAAACCTTTTGAGGTTCTGTTTTTAGATGAACCTTCAAATGACCTAGACCTTGAGACGGTTGATTGGCTAAAAAGACAGATTCAAAAGATTAGGCAAACTGTTATTTTCATTTCCCATGATGAAGACTTTCTTTCTCAAACGGCAGATACTATTGTCCACTTGCGACTGGTCAAGCATCGGAAAGAAGCAGAAACACTAGTCGAGCATTTAGACTATGATCGCTATAGTGAGCAGAGAAAGGCTAATTTTGCCAGACAAAGTCAGCAAGCTGCTAACGACCAGAGAGCCTATGACAAAACCATGGAAAAACATCGCCGCGTTAAGCAAAATGTAGAAACTGCACTTCGAGCAACCAAAGACAGTACTGCTGGTCGCCTATTGGCTAAAAAGATGAAAACTGTTCTCTCTCAAGAAAAACGCTTTGAAAAGGAAGCTCAGTCCATGACCCAAAAACCACTTGAAGAGGAACAAATCCAACTTTTCTTTTCAGACATCCAACCATTAGCATCTTCTAAAGTCTTAGTCCAACTGGAAAAAGAAAATTTGTCCATTGGCGAGCGTATTTTAGCTCAGGAGTTACAACTAACGGTCCGTGGCCAAGATAAAATCGGTATCATCGGGCCAAATGGTGTTGGGAAATCAACTCTGTTAGCCAAGTTGCGGCAACTACTAAGCGCCAAAAGAGAGATTTCACTTGGTTTTATGCCACAAGATTACCATAAAAAGCTGCAATTGGATCTATCTCCAGTAGCCTATCTCAGCCAAACTGGACAAAAAGAGGAACTACAGAAAATCCAATCTCACCTAGCCAGTCTCAATTTCAACTATCCAGAGATGCACCACCAAATCCGCTCGCTATCTGGCGGGCAACAAGGCAAGCTCCTACTTGTAGATTTAGTGTTGCGCAAACCAAACTTTCTCATTCTGGATGAGCCTACCCGAAATTTCTCACCAACTTCCCAACCCGAAATCAGAAAACTCTTTGCCTCCTATCCCGGCGGTCTGATCACTGTTTCGCATGACAGACGCTTCTTAAAAGAGGTCTGTACGAGTATCTATCGCTTGACAGAAAATGGTTTGGAAGTCGTCGCTTTACAAGATTTATAA
- a CDS encoding carbamoyl phosphate synthase small subunit: protein MTKRLLVLEDGTVFEGKAFGADIDVTGEIVFNTGMTGYQESITDQSYNGQILTFTYPLVGNYGINRDDYESIIPTCKGVVVFEEARRASNWRNQMTLDEFLKAKKIPGISGIDTRALTKIIRKHGTMRATLTHVGDSMDHVTDQLQATVLPTDNIKQVSTKTSYPAPGVGLSVVLVDFGLKHSILRELSKRNCNVTVVPYSTTAEEILHLNPDGVMLSNGPGNPEDVPEALDMIRGVQGKIPIFGICMGHQLFAMANGAKTYKMKFGHRGFNHAVREIATGRVDFTSQNHGYAVSREDLPEHLIITHEEINDKSVEGVRHRYQPGFSVQFHPDAAPGPHDASYLFDEFIEMMEAFKQAN from the coding sequence ATGACAAAAAGACTTCTAGTATTAGAAGATGGCACAGTTTTTGAAGGTAAGGCCTTCGGAGCAGATATTGATGTAACAGGCGAAATCGTCTTTAACACAGGGATGACCGGCTACCAAGAATCCATTACAGACCAGTCTTATAATGGACAAATCTTGACCTTTACCTATCCTTTGGTGGGAAATTATGGAATTAACCGTGATGATTACGAATCCATCATTCCAACTTGTAAAGGAGTTGTCGTTTTCGAAGAGGCGCGTCGAGCTAGCAACTGGCGCAACCAAATGACCTTGGACGAATTCTTGAAAGCCAAGAAAATTCCAGGTATCTCAGGGATTGATACGCGTGCCCTTACTAAGATTATCCGTAAGCATGGTACGATGCGTGCAACCTTGACCCATGTTGGAGACAGTATGGACCATGTGACGGACCAGCTCCAAGCAACAGTCTTGCCGACAGACAATATCAAACAGGTTTCCACTAAAACTTCCTATCCAGCTCCTGGAGTTGGTTTGAGCGTGGTCTTAGTAGACTTTGGTCTCAAGCACTCAATCTTACGTGAACTTTCTAAGCGTAACTGTAACGTGACCGTCGTTCCGTATTCAACAACGGCAGAAGAAATTCTCCACCTAAATCCTGATGGAGTTATGTTGTCAAATGGTCCAGGTAACCCAGAAGACGTTCCAGAAGCACTGGACATGATTCGTGGTGTGCAAGGGAAAATTCCAATTTTCGGTATTTGTATGGGACACCAACTTTTTGCCATGGCAAACGGGGCGAAGACCTACAAGATGAAATTTGGTCACCGTGGATTTAACCACGCGGTACGTGAAATTGCAACAGGACGCGTAGACTTTACCAGCCAAAACCACGGTTATGCAGTTAGCCGTGAGGACTTGCCAGAGCATTTGATCATTACCCACGAAGAAATCAATGACAAGTCAGTTGAAGGAGTTCGCCACAGATACCAACCAGGTTTTTCTGTACAATTCCACCCAGACGCAGCTCCTGGTCCACACGACGCAAGCTACCTATTTGATGAATTTATCGAGATGATGGAAGCTTTTAAACAAGCAAACTAA
- a CDS encoding YceD family protein → MKLNIQEIRKQPEGLHFEQALDLAADLRKRNQEILDVKDILAVGKVQYEDRLYFLDYQLSYTIVLASSRSMEPVELAESYPVTEVFMEVATNQLDQEVLDDDLVLPIENGEIDLAESVADNILLNIPIKVLTEEEEAGQGFVSGNDWQIMTEDEYQAQQAVKKEENSPFAGLQGLFDGDE, encoded by the coding sequence ATGAAGTTAAACATTCAAGAAATTCGTAAGCAACCTGAAGGCCTGCATTTTGAACAAGCTTTGGACCTGGCAGCAGACTTGCGTAAACGGAACCAAGAGATTTTAGATGTCAAAGATATCCTTGCAGTGGGGAAGGTACAGTATGAAGACCGTCTGTATTTCTTAGACTATCAGCTATCTTATACCATTGTTCTTGCTTCCAGCCGCAGTATGGAGCCAGTTGAGTTGGCTGAGTCTTATCCAGTGACAGAAGTTTTCATGGAAGTAGCGACCAACCAACTGGACCAGGAAGTTCTTGATGATGACTTGGTCTTGCCTATTGAAAATGGGGAAATAGACCTTGCTGAGAGCGTAGCAGATAATATTCTGCTCAATATCCCAATCAAGGTCTTGACGGAAGAAGAAGAGGCGGGCCAAGGGTTTGTGTCTGGAAATGACTGGCAAATCATGACTGAAGATGAATACCAAGCCCAACAAGCAGTCAAGAAAGAAGAAAACAGTCCATTTGCTGGCTTGCAAGGACTGTTTGATGGAGACGAGTAG
- the carB gene encoding carbamoyl-phosphate synthase large subunit, giving the protein MPKRTDIQKIMVIGSGPIIIGQAAEFDYAGTQACLSLKEEGYEVVLVNSNPATIMTDKEIADKVYIEPITLEFVTRILRKERPDALLPTLGGQTGLNMAMELSKNGILDELGVELLGTKLSAIDQAEDRDLFKQLMEELEQPIPESEIVNTVEAAVAFAASIGYPVIVRPAFTLGGTGGGMCANEEELREIAENGLKLSPVTQCLIERSIAGFKEIEYEVMRDSADNALVVCNMENFDPVGIHTGDSIVFAPAQTMSDYENQMLRDASLSIIRALKIEGGCNVQLALDPHSFKYYVIEVNPRVSRSSALASKATGYPIAKLAAKIAVGLTLDEVINPVTGSTYAMFEPALDYVVAKIPRFPFDKFEKGERRLGTQMKATGEVMAIGRNIEESLLKACRSLEIGVHHNEMPELATVSDDALIEKVVKAQDDRLFYVSEAIRRGYTPEEIAELTKIDIFYLDKLLHIFEIEQELGAHPQDLEVLKTAKLNGFSDRKIAELWKTTAEQVRQLRLENKIVPVYKMVDTCAAEFDSETPYFYSTYGWENESIKSDKESVLVLGSGPIRIGQGVEFDYATVHSVKAIQAAGYEAIIMNSNPETVSTDFSVSDKLYFEPLTFEDVMNVIDLEQPKGVIVQFGGQTAINLAEPLAKAGVTILGTQVADLDRAEDRDLFEQALKDLDIPQPPGQTATNEEEAVLAARKIGFPVLVRPSYVLGGRAMEIVENEEDLRSYMRTAVKASPDHPVLVDSYIVGQECEVDAISDGENVLIPGIMEHIERAGVHSGDSMAVYPPQTLSQKVQETIADYTKRLAIGLNCLGMMNIQFVIKDEKVYVIEVNPRASRTVPFLSKVTNIPMAQVATKLILGQSLSELGYQDGLYPESTRVHIKAPVFSFTKLAKVDSLLGPEMKSTGEVMGSDATLEKALYKAFEASYLHLPTFGNVVFTIADDTKEEALDLARRFQNIGYGILATEGTAAFFASHGLHAQPVGKIGDDEKDIPSFVRKGKIQAIINTVGTKRTADEDGEQIRRSAIEHGVPLFTALDTANAMLKVLESRSFVTEAI; this is encoded by the coding sequence ATGCCTAAACGTACTGATATTCAAAAAATTATGGTGATTGGTTCTGGTCCGATTATTATTGGTCAGGCTGCTGAGTTTGACTACGCGGGGACCCAGGCCTGCTTGTCTTTGAAAGAGGAAGGTTATGAGGTTGTCTTGGTGAACTCAAACCCTGCCACCATCATGACGGACAAGGAGATTGCGGATAAGGTCTACATCGAACCGATTACACTTGAGTTTGTGACACGTATTCTCCGTAAGGAACGTCCAGATGCTTTGCTTCCAACTCTTGGAGGTCAGACAGGGCTCAATATGGCCATGGAATTGTCTAAAAATGGCATTCTAGATGAGCTTGGGGTAGAGCTTTTAGGTACTAAATTGTCTGCCATCGACCAAGCAGAGGACCGTGACCTCTTTAAACAATTGATGGAAGAGCTTGAGCAGCCAATTCCAGAATCTGAAATTGTCAACACAGTAGAAGCAGCTGTTGCCTTTGCGGCATCAATCGGCTACCCTGTTATCGTTCGTCCAGCCTTTACCCTTGGTGGTACTGGTGGTGGTATGTGTGCCAACGAGGAAGAATTGCGTGAAATCGCTGAAAATGGGTTGAAACTGTCACCTGTTACCCAATGTTTGATTGAACGTTCAATCGCAGGTTTCAAGGAAATCGAGTACGAAGTGATGCGAGACTCAGCTGATAATGCCCTTGTTGTTTGTAACATGGAAAACTTTGACCCAGTTGGGATTCACACAGGAGACTCCATCGTATTTGCCCCAGCACAAACCATGTCAGACTATGAAAACCAAATGCTTCGTGACGCGAGCTTGAGCATTATCCGCGCTCTCAAGATTGAAGGTGGATGTAACGTTCAGTTGGCACTTGATCCTCATAGCTTTAAGTATTATGTCATCGAAGTAAACCCTCGTGTATCTCGTTCATCCGCCCTTGCTTCTAAGGCGACGGGTTATCCAATCGCTAAATTGGCTGCTAAGATTGCAGTAGGATTGACCTTGGATGAGGTTATTAACCCAGTTACAGGATCAACCTATGCTATGTTTGAACCAGCGCTTGACTATGTTGTTGCTAAGATTCCTCGTTTCCCATTTGACAAGTTTGAAAAAGGTGAACGCCGTCTCGGAACTCAGATGAAAGCGACTGGGGAAGTCATGGCCATTGGTCGTAACATCGAGGAATCTCTTCTAAAAGCCTGTCGTTCACTTGAAATTGGGGTTCACCACAATGAAATGCCTGAACTGGCAACCGTTTCTGATGATGCCTTGATTGAAAAGGTTGTCAAGGCCCAAGATGACCGTCTCTTCTACGTATCAGAAGCTATTCGCCGTGGTTACACACCAGAAGAAATCGCTGAGCTTACGAAAATTGATATCTTTTATCTTGATAAACTCTTGCACATCTTTGAAATTGAGCAAGAATTAGGTGCCCATCCACAAGATCTAGAAGTCTTGAAAACTGCTAAACTTAATGGTTTCTCAGACCGTAAGATTGCGGAACTCTGGAAAACGACAGCTGAGCAAGTTCGTCAACTTCGCTTGGAAAACAAGATTGTCCCAGTTTACAAGATGGTCGATACCTGTGCGGCAGAATTCGACTCTGAAACACCATATTTCTATTCAACCTATGGTTGGGAAAATGAGTCTATCAAGTCTGACAAGGAATCTGTACTTGTCCTAGGTTCAGGTCCAATCCGTATCGGACAAGGGGTTGAGTTTGACTACGCAACCGTTCACTCTGTTAAGGCGATTCAGGCTGCTGGTTATGAAGCGATCATCATGAACTCAAATCCAGAGACCGTTTCTACCGACTTCTCGGTATCAGACAAACTTTACTTTGAACCATTGACATTCGAAGATGTGATGAATGTCATTGATTTGGAGCAACCAAAAGGCGTTATTGTTCAGTTTGGTGGTCAAACAGCTATCAACCTTGCAGAGCCTTTGGCAAAAGCAGGTGTGACCATTCTTGGTACCCAAGTAGCTGACTTGGATCGTGCCGAAGACCGCGACCTCTTCGAGCAAGCCCTCAAAGACTTGGATATTCCACAGCCACCAGGACAAACAGCAACTAATGAAGAAGAAGCGGTGCTTGCTGCTCGCAAGATTGGCTTCCCAGTCCTCGTTCGTCCATCTTATGTCTTGGGTGGACGTGCTATGGAAATCGTCGAAAACGAAGAAGACCTTCGTTCTTACATGCGTACCGCTGTTAAGGCCAGTCCAGACCATCCAGTCCTTGTCGATTCTTACATCGTTGGGCAAGAGTGTGAAGTCGATGCCATCTCAGACGGGGAAAATGTCCTCATTCCTGGTATCATGGAGCATATCGAACGTGCCGGTGTCCACTCAGGTGACTCAATGGCCGTTTATCCTCCACAAACCTTGTCGCAAAAGGTTCAGGAAACCATTGCAGACTACACCAAACGCCTAGCAATTGGTCTTAACTGTCTTGGTATGATGAACATCCAGTTTGTTATCAAGGATGAAAAAGTCTACGTTATTGAGGTTAATCCACGTGCCAGCCGTACAGTTCCATTCCTTTCAAAAGTAACCAATATCCCTATGGCTCAGGTAGCAACTAAGCTCATTCTTGGTCAAAGTTTATCAGAACTTGGTTACCAAGATGGACTTTACCCTGAAAGTACTCGCGTTCATATCAAGGCTCCAGTCTTCTCCTTCACCAAGTTAGCTAAGGTAGATAGCTTACTTGGTCCTGAAATGAAGTCAACAGGGGAAGTCATGGGTTCTGATGCTACTCTAGAAAAAGCTCTCTATAAAGCCTTTGAAGCTTCTTACCTCCATTTGCCAACTTTCGGAAATGTAGTCTTCACCATTGCAGATGATACCAAAGAAGAAGCCTTGGACTTGGCTCGCCGTTTCCAAAATATCGGTTACGGTATCCTCGCGACAGAAGGAACTGCAGCCTTCTTTGCTAGCCATGGATTGCATGCCCAGCCTGTTGGTAAGATTGGTGATGATGAGAAGGATATCCCAAGCTTTGTTCGTAAAGGAAAAATCCAAGCGATCATCAATACTGTCGGAACCAAGCGAACTGCTGACGAAGATGGTGAGCAAATCCGCCGTTCAGCCATTGAACATGGTGTGCCACTCTTTACAGCACTAGACACAGCAAATGCCATGCTTAAGGTGCTAGAAAGTCGTAGTTTTGTCACAGAAGCGATCTAG
- the pyrR gene encoding bifunctional pyr operon transcriptional regulator/uracil phosphoribosyltransferase PyrR, which yields MKAKEVVDELTVKRAITRITYEIIERNKDLNKIILAGIKTRGVFIAHRIKERLEQLENITVPVVELDTKPFRDDVKSGEDTSLISVDVTDREVILVDDVLYTGRTIRAAIDNIVGHGRPARVSLAVLVDRGHRELPIRPDYVGKNIPTSRSEEIIVEMTELDGQDRVLITEEA from the coding sequence ATGAAGGCAAAAGAAGTTGTAGACGAATTGACCGTCAAACGCGCGATTACGCGAATTACTTACGAGATTATTGAGCGCAATAAAGATTTGAATAAAATTATCCTAGCTGGGATAAAAACGCGTGGTGTTTTCATCGCTCATCGTATCAAAGAACGCTTGGAGCAGTTGGAAAACATCACTGTTCCTGTTGTGGAATTGGACACCAAGCCTTTCCGTGATGATGTTAAAAGCGGAGAAGATACTTCTTTGATTTCTGTTGATGTGACTGACCGTGAGGTTATCTTGGTGGATGATGTGCTCTATACAGGCCGTACTATCCGTGCTGCGATCGATAATATTGTTGGCCATGGTCGTCCTGCGCGCGTGAGTCTTGCGGTGCTAGTTGACCGTGGACATAGAGAATTGCCTATCCGTCCAGATTACGTTGGGAAAAATATCCCAACCAGTCGTTCTGAAGAAATCATCGTAGAGATGACAGAACTTGATGGCCAAGACAGAGTTCTGATTACTGAAGAAGCTTAG
- the nth gene encoding endonuclease III codes for MVLSKKRARHVIEEIIALFPDAKPSLDFTNHFELLVAVMLSAQTTDAAVNKATPGLFAAFPTPQAMSVATESEIASHISRLGLYRNKAKFLKKCAQQLLDDFDGQVPQTREELESLAGVGRKTANVVMSVGFGIPAFAVDTHVERICKHHDIVKKSATPLEVEKRVMDVLPPEEWLAAHQAMIYFGRAICHPKNPECDHYPQLYDFSNV; via the coding sequence ATGGTTTTATCTAAGAAACGTGCCCGTCATGTCATAGAGGAAATTATTGCCCTCTTTCCAGATGCTAAGCCTAGTCTTGATTTTACCAATCATTTTGAACTCTTGGTTGCAGTGATGTTGTCAGCTCAGACCACAGATGCAGCGGTAAATAAGGCCACGCCAGGTCTCTTTGCTGCTTTTCCGACACCACAAGCCATGTCTGTAGCGACAGAGAGTGAAATTGCTTCACACATTTCTCGCCTGGGACTGTATCGAAATAAGGCCAAATTCCTTAAAAAATGTGCCCAACAGTTACTAGACGATTTTGATGGTCAAGTGCCTCAGACTCGAGAGGAATTAGAAAGTCTAGCTGGTGTTGGTCGTAAGACAGCCAATGTTGTCATGAGTGTGGGCTTTGGGATTCCTGCTTTTGCAGTGGATACTCATGTGGAGCGTATCTGCAAGCATCACGATATCGTTAAAAAATCAGCTACGCCACTTGAAGTAGAAAAACGTGTTATGGATGTCTTGCCACCAGAAGAGTGGTTAGCAGCCCACCAGGCCATGATTTACTTTGGACGAGCTATCTGCCATCCCAAAAATCCAGAATGTGACCACTATCCCCAATTATATGATTTTAGTAATGTTTAA
- a CDS encoding aspartate carbamoyltransferase catalytic subunit: MSENQQALNHVVSMEDLTVDQVMKLIKRGIEFKNGAQLPYENKPIVSNLFFEDSTRTHKSFEVAEIKLGLERLDFDVKTSSVNKGETLYDTILTLSALGVDVCVIRHPEVDYYRELIVSPTITTSIINGGDGSGQHPSQSLLDLMTIYEEFGHFEGLKVAIAGDLDHSRVAKSNMQILKRLGAELYFAGPEEWRSQEFADYGQFVTIDEIVDQVDVLMLLRVQHERHESGAVFSKEDYHAQHGLNQERYNRLKETAIIMHPAPVNRDVEIADHLVEAPKSRIVQQMTNGVFVRMAILESVLASRNAN; encoded by the coding sequence ATGTCAGAAAACCAACAAGCATTGAACCATGTGGTTTCTATGGAAGACCTTACAGTTGATCAAGTGATGAAATTGATCAAACGAGGAATCGAGTTTAAAAATGGAGCCCAACTTCCCTACGAGAACAAACCTATCGTGTCTAATCTCTTCTTTGAAGATTCTACACGGACACATAAGTCCTTTGAAGTGGCAGAGATTAAGCTAGGATTGGAGCGACTGGACTTTGATGTGAAGACTAGCTCAGTCAATAAGGGTGAGACATTGTATGATACCATCTTGACCCTATCTGCTCTAGGAGTGGATGTCTGTGTGATTCGCCACCCAGAGGTAGACTATTACAGAGAGTTGATTGTGAGTCCGACGATTACAACTTCTATTATCAATGGTGGGGATGGCTCAGGTCAACATCCTAGCCAGAGCTTGCTTGATTTGATGACTATTTATGAGGAATTTGGCCACTTTGAGGGTCTCAAGGTTGCTATTGCAGGCGACTTGGACCACTCACGCGTTGCCAAATCCAATATGCAAATTTTGAAACGCTTGGGAGCTGAACTGTACTTTGCAGGACCTGAGGAATGGAGAAGTCAAGAGTTTGCGGACTATGGACAGTTTGTAACTATTGATGAGATTGTTGATCAGGTGGATGTTTTGATGTTACTCCGAGTTCAACATGAACGCCATGAAAGTGGAGCCGTTTTTTCAAAAGAAGACTACCATGCTCAACACGGCTTGAACCAAGAACGCTATAATCGCTTAAAAGAAACAGCAATCATTATGCATCCTGCTCCAGTGAATCGAGATGTGGAAATTGCTGACCACTTGGTTGAAGCACCAAAATCACGCATTGTCCAACAAATGACCAACGGTGTCTTTGTTCGAATGGCAATCTTAGAATCCGTACTGGCGAGTAGAAACGCCAACTAA